From the Deinococcus sonorensis KR-87 genome, the window GGTGCAGACGCTGACCCACCTGCAGGAGGAAACGGATCAGGCGCTGCGGCGCCTGCGCGAGGACACCGGAGCGGGCGACGCGCCGGATTGACCACTGCCGCTGGTGAACTTGCCCACTCCGGCCTGTCCGCCGTTCGGTGCGGTTCGGCACCTTGGGCAAGTCGCAGGGCGGCGTACAATCGGGGGCGTGAAACGGTCATTCGAGGTGCTGGACCTGGGCACGGTGCCGTACCCGGACGCCTGGCAGCTGCAGCGGCAGCACCACGCCCGGGTGGCGGAGGGCGGCACGCCCACCCTGCTGCTGCTGGAACACCCGGCGGTCATCACGCTGGGGCGCAAGGCGAAGGAAGGCGAGAACATCATCGTCACCCGCGACTACCTGGCGTCCCAGGGCATCGAGGTGCATGCGGTGGAGCGCGGCGGCGACGTGACCTATCACGGCCCCGGGCAGCTGGTCGGCTACGCCATCTTTCCGGTGGGGCGACGGGTCCGCGACTTTCTGCGGCTGCTGGAGGGCGCGCTGGTGGAGGCGCTGGCCCAGCTGCAGCTGCCGGCCCGGCCCAACCCCGGCTACGCGGGCGTGTACGTGGACCCGCGCGAGATCAATGGCCGCCAGTACGACCAGAAGATTGCCAGCATCGGGGTGGCGGTGCAGCGCAATGTGGCGTTTCACGGCTTTGGGCTGAACGTGGCCACCAACCTGCAGCACTTCGAGCTGATCCTGCCCTGCGGCCTGCAGGACACCCAGATGACCAGCGTGGCGCGGGAATACGGGCTGCGCGGGCTGGGCACCCCGCCCGACATGGCCCAGGTGAAGCAGGTCATCGCCGGCGCCTTCGCCCACACCTTCGAGCACTACGACTTTACGCTGCCGGAAGCGGCAGCGATGGGAGCACCATGACGCAGGCAGATCAGGAACCGCGTTTCATCAAGAACGGCATCTATCGCAAGGACTCGGTCCGGGCGCGCGAGCCGAAACCCGACTGGCTGCGCGTCACCATTCCGGTGGGCGGGGTCTTTGGCGAGGTCAAGAAGATCGTCAAGGAGCACCGCCTGCACACCGTCTGCGAGGAAGCGATGTGCCCCAACATCGGGGAGTGCTGGTCGCGCGGCACCGCCACCTTCATGCTGATGGGCCACATCTGCACCCGCGCCTGCCGCTTCTGCGCGGTGGACACCGGCAACCCGATGGGCCGGCTGGACCTGGACGAGCCGGCCAGCGTGGCCGACAGCGTGCGGCTGATGGGCCTGCGCTACGTGGTGCTGACCAGTGTGGACCGCGATGACCTGCCGGACGGCGGCGCGTACCACTTCGCCAAGACCGTGACGGCCATCAAGCGCGAGAACCCCGAGACGCGGGTGGAGGCGCTGACGCCCGACTTCGGCGGCAACACCGCCTGCGTGGACTTGGTGCTGGAGAGCGGCGTGGACGTGTACGCCCAGAACCTGGAGACGGTGCGCCGCCTGACCCACCCGGTGCGCGACATCCGTGCCAGCTACGACCGCACCCTCTCGGTGCTGCGGCACGCCAAGCAGGCCCGCCCGGACGTCATCACCAAGACCAGCATCATGCTGGGCCTGGGCGAAACCCGCGAGGAACTGCTGGAGACCATGCAGGACTGCCGCGACGCCGGGGTGGACGTGCTGACCTTCGGCCAGTACCTGCGCCCCACCCAGCATCACCTGCCGGTGGAGCGCTACGTGACCCCGGAAGAATTTGATGAGCTGCGCGACCTGGGCATGGCGCTGGGCTTTCTGGAGGTGGTCAGCGGACCGCTGGTGCGCTCGTCGTACAAGGCCGAGCAGGTGCTGGAGAAGGGCCGGCTGCCGGGCCACCTCGCCCACCTGGGCGAGACCGACACCCTCGGCATGCTGTAAGCGCAACTGGAGAACGGCCGGAGCGGATGTGGCTCCGGCCGTTCTCTATCCGGTCAGGTCCCTGGCCGCGTCGTCCAGCCACCCGGCCACCTCCTTCGGCGCCTCCAGCGGGAGCAGGTGGCCGGGGCCGTCCAGCTCCCGGAGCGCCGCACCAGGAAAGGCCGGCATCACCCGCTCGCGCATCACCTGCGGCGTCATCACCGGGTCGCTGCGGCTGGCCAGCACCCGCACCGGCACCGCGACGCGCGCCATCTGCCGCTCGTGGTGTTCGCGGCTGCCGTGGTCCGGCCAGGCAGTCCAGGCGGCCTGTTCCGCCCGCAGGCCATCCTCGATCAGCGAAAGCACGGAGGAGGCCGGCAGCGGCGCGCGCACGATCCCGGCATACAGGGCCCTCAGCCGCTCCGGATCACCCCAGGCGGCCTTCAGCTCGGCCCGGCCCCGCTCGGTCATCGGCTCGGGCGAGGGAGGGGAGGAGGCCAGCAGCAGCAACCCCGTCAGGCCCACCGGCTGCCGGGCGGCCAGCACCGCCGCCACCTTGCCGCCCATCGAGTGTCCGGCCAGGGTGTAGCGGGTCAGGCCGGCCGCCTGCACCTGCTGTGCCACATGGTCGGCCATGCCGTCCACCGTGTAGTCGTGGGCGCTGTGGCCCGCCGTGTTGCCCCCGAAGCCGGGCAGATCCAGCGCCACGGACAGCCGTCCCAGCCGGGCCTGCACGTCTGCCCACAGCGGCGCCGAGGTGCCGAAGCCGTGCAGCAGCACCACGGTGGAGGAGACCATCAGGAGCGCTGCCGGTCCGGCTGCACCGGGGGCGTGCCCCGGAACAGGTCGCGGCCCTCCAGCCGCTCCAGCTGAACGGGCCGGCCCTGCTCGGCACTCTGGTACAGCGCCGCCAGAATGCGCTGGTCCTGCAGGCCCTCCTCGCCCGGGGTGTAGGGCGTCAGGTCCTCCTGGACACACATCGAGAAGTGATCGAGTTCCAGCGCGAACTGGTCCACCTCGCGCACCAGATGCTCCGTGGCGGCCTCGGGACTGGCCTGCACCACCCGCAGGTTGGTGTAGGTGAAGGCCGGGTCCAGCGACAGGTTGGCGTCCTCGCCGTACACGGTCAGCGCCCGGTGCTGCGCCGCGCCGTAGCTGGTCAGGCAGTTGGCGATGATGCCGCTGGGGAAGCGCAGGATGAAGCTCACGCTCTCCTCGACCTCCTTGAAACGCGGGTCGCCGGGCGTGCTGTGGGTGTACGCGAACACCTCGTACGGCTCCTCGCCGGTCAGGAAGCGGGCGGTGTTCAGGCAGTACAGCCCCACGTCCGGCAGGCTGCCGCCGCCGGCCAGTTCACGCTTGAGCCGCCACTGCCCGTCGTTGGCCTCCACCTGGGTGTTGACCGAGTTGATCAGCTTGACCCGGCCCAGCTCGCCCCGCTCGATCAGCTCGCGGGCCAGCTGATGGTGCGGGGTGTACTGGATGCGGTAGGCGGTCATCAGCCGCACCCCGGCCTCACGGCAGGCCCGCACCATCGCCTCGGCATTCTCGGGGGTGTCGGAGAGCGGTTTCTCGCACAGCACGTGCTTGCCGATGCGGGCCGCCCGCTCGGCGTATTCGCGGTGCAGGCTGTTGGGCAGCACGATAAACACCGCCTGCACGTCCTCGCGCCCGCGCAGCTCCTCGAACTGCTCGTAGCTGTACACGTCGGCGTCGCTCAGGCCGTGCTGCCGGGCTTTCTGCAGCGCTTCGTCGCGGTCGCCGCTCACGATGGCCGCCAGCCGCGAGCGACCCGACAGCCGGAAGGCCGGCAGCAGCTCCTCGGTGGTCAGTTCCCCCAGGCCGATCACGGCGTAACCGACGCGCTCTTCCGGGGGCAGGATGGTGCGGATTTCCTTAGTCATGGGACGCCTCCTGCGGGTGGAATGGAGTGCGGCACCGCAGAGGAAAACCGGGTTCCCTGCCGTGCCGCACGGGTGATGCTGTGCTCAGATTGGAGATCAGTAGGTGGTGGTGGCCGGGGGCAACGACTCGCCGTCCTGCCGCTGCCAGTTGGGACGCATCATCTGACCGTCCCAGTGCCATTCCCCGTCCTCTCCGTCGATCAGCAGGTCCAGGGCGGCGTGCAGGGCGTGACGGTCCCAGTCGTCGGCGCGGATGCACAGGGGACTGCGGCCCAGCCAGTGCAGCCTCAGCTCCTGCGGGTGCGAGACCTCCACCACCGCCCACGGCCGCAGCCGACGGATCTGCGAGGTGATCACCTGACCGTCATCCGGCACCGAGACCACCGGCAGGCCACGCAGCCAGCACAGGTGGTCCAGTTCCTCCATCAGCCCGCTGGCCAGTTCGTCCTGACCCTGCACCAGCAGCAGGGGCCGGCCGGTCAGTTCCAGCGCCTGCACGTCGCCCTCGGCCGGATACGTCACGCGTTCGGCGCGCTGCCACCAGCCGGGCCCCGGCAGCACCGGGTGGCTCAGCAGTTCACCGTTCACCAGCTCGCGCGCCAGCTGGGCCAGCGCCGTCTCGCGCGGCCAGCCGGCCGACACGTCCCACACGCCCGGCTCGTAGTGGCCCTCCTGGCGGGTCTGCAGGCTGTTCCACTCGGCGCTGCCGAAAGCGGACCAGATGGTCAGAGCGCGCACGTCCGCGCCCTCCAGCAGGGCCTCGGTGCTGCCCTGCCACGCGGCATTCAGCCAGCGCAGCTGTTCCTCGCGGGTGCAGCCCAGGTGCACCTCGGTGAGCGCCATCGGCAGGCCGTAGCGCTCGTGGGTCTCCATCAGCCGGGTGTGATGCAGGCCCTGCAGCGGGCCGCGCACCCGGATCGCCTCCACATCGGCGTACTGCTGGCGGCCGTTGCCGCCATGCGTGGACTCGGGGTAGCGGTCCAGCCGCTCGTCCAGAAAGCGGTCGCTGGTGAGGTAGAGGTTCAGGCCCAGGATGCCCGGGGGACAGGGATGCTCGGCAAACCACATCACCTGCTCCTCGGTGGCCCCGGCCCACTTCAGGTAGCTCCACATCGGGTGGCCCGGCCCCACCCGCCCGCACAGCAGGTCCCAGGTGATCCAGCGCCGCTCGTTCTCAAAGGCTGCCTGTTCCCGCAGCGCCGGAGTGCTGGCGGTGCGTCCCAGGTCCTCGGTCTGGACCAGCTGAGACGCCGGATTGATCTCCCGGACCGCCTGCATCGCCAGCACCGTGCCGCGCAGCTCGTTCAGCAGCGCCTGCACGAAGCTGTGGTCGTCCTGCGCATGCGGATACCAGTGGCCATACAGCCCCGAGAAGCGCGCGGTGGTCAGCGGCTCGTTGACCGGTGTCCAGTGGTCCAGGTGCGGGTAGCGTTCGGCCACCCGGCGGGCGTAGTCGGCCAGCTTCTCCGGAAAGGCCGGGTCCAGCAGACTGGTGTGCGCCGGCCCGCTGCCGTGATGCACCAGCCCGGCGATCGGGTCCAGTTTCAGCCGCTGCAGCTGCTGCAGCGCCGCGTCCGACCAGGTCCAGTCGGGCGTCTGCTCCGGCATGATCCGCTCCCACAGCAGCGGCAGGCGGACGCGTGAGGCGCCGAGGCTGGCCATCCGGTCCAGATCCTCGGGCCGGCCGGCAAAGCCGGTCAGTTCCTGCTGGTCCAGGGTGTGTGAGGCCGTGCGGGTGTAGGACGCTTCCGGCCCGACCCACAGCTCCAGCCTCACAAGCTGGCCTCCAGCTCCACTCCGGCCGGTGCCTGAGCCTCCTGCAGCCGCTGGAAGGTGGCGAGTGCCTGCGCCACCACCTGGTCCATGTTGTAGTAGCGGTAGGTGGCCAGCCGGCCCACGAACGTCACGTTGGTGAGCTGCTCGGCGTCCGCGGCGTAGCGCTTGTACAGTTCAGCGTTCTCCGGGCGCGGCACCGGGTAGTACGGATCGCCCTCGGCGGTGGGGTACTCGTACACCACGCTGGTCTGGTCGTGCTGCTGCCCGGTGATGTGCTTGAACTCGCTGACCCGGGTGTAGGCGTAGTCGTTGGGGAAATTGACGGTGCCCACCGCCTGGAACTGCGCTTGCGGCAGGGTGCGGTGCTCGAACTCCAGGCTGCGGTAGGGCAGCCGCCCGTAGCGGTGGCCGAAGTACGCGTCAATCGGGCCGGTGTAGATCATGTGCCGCCACGGAATGAACGT encodes:
- a CDS encoding Gfo/Idh/MocA family oxidoreductase — its product is MTKEIRTILPPEERVGYAVIGLGELTTEELLPAFRLSGRSRLAAIVSGDRDEALQKARQHGLSDADVYSYEQFEELRGREDVQAVFIVLPNSLHREYAERAARIGKHVLCEKPLSDTPENAEAMVRACREAGVRLMTAYRIQYTPHHQLARELIERGELGRVKLINSVNTQVEANDGQWRLKRELAGGGSLPDVGLYCLNTARFLTGEEPYEVFAYTHSTPGDPRFKEVEESVSFILRFPSGIIANCLTSYGAAQHRALTVYGEDANLSLDPAFTYTNLRVVQASPEAATEHLVREVDQFALELDHFSMCVQEDLTPYTPGEEGLQDQRILAALYQSAEQGRPVQLERLEGRDLFRGTPPVQPDRQRS
- the lipB gene encoding lipoyl(octanoyl) transferase LipB; translated protein: MKRSFEVLDLGTVPYPDAWQLQRQHHARVAEGGTPTLLLLEHPAVITLGRKAKEGENIIVTRDYLASQGIEVHAVERGGDVTYHGPGQLVGYAIFPVGRRVRDFLRLLEGALVEALAQLQLPARPNPGYAGVYVDPREINGRQYDQKIASIGVAVQRNVAFHGFGLNVATNLQHFELILPCGLQDTQMTSVAREYGLRGLGTPPDMAQVKQVIAGAFAHTFEHYDFTLPEAAAMGAP
- the lipA gene encoding lipoyl synthase; amino-acid sequence: MTQADQEPRFIKNGIYRKDSVRAREPKPDWLRVTIPVGGVFGEVKKIVKEHRLHTVCEEAMCPNIGECWSRGTATFMLMGHICTRACRFCAVDTGNPMGRLDLDEPASVADSVRLMGLRYVVLTSVDRDDLPDGGAYHFAKTVTAIKRENPETRVEALTPDFGGNTACVDLVLESGVDVYAQNLETVRRLTHPVRDIRASYDRTLSVLRHAKQARPDVITKTSIMLGLGETREELLETMQDCRDAGVDVLTFGQYLRPTQHHLPVERYVTPEEFDELRDLGMALGFLEVVSGPLVRSSYKAEQVLEKGRLPGHLAHLGETDTLGML
- a CDS encoding family 1 glycosylhydrolase, with translation MRLELWVGPEASYTRTASHTLDQQELTGFAGRPEDLDRMASLGASRVRLPLLWERIMPEQTPDWTWSDAALQQLQRLKLDPIAGLVHHGSGPAHTSLLDPAFPEKLADYARRVAERYPHLDHWTPVNEPLTTARFSGLYGHWYPHAQDDHSFVQALLNELRGTVLAMQAVREINPASQLVQTEDLGRTASTPALREQAAFENERRWITWDLLCGRVGPGHPMWSYLKWAGATEEQVMWFAEHPCPPGILGLNLYLTSDRFLDERLDRYPESTHGGNGRQQYADVEAIRVRGPLQGLHHTRLMETHERYGLPMALTEVHLGCTREEQLRWLNAAWQGSTEALLEGADVRALTIWSAFGSAEWNSLQTRQEGHYEPGVWDVSAGWPRETALAQLARELVNGELLSHPVLPGPGWWQRAERVTYPAEGDVQALELTGRPLLLVQGQDELASGLMEELDHLCWLRGLPVVSVPDDGQVITSQIRRLRPWAVVEVSHPQELRLHWLGRSPLCIRADDWDRHALHAALDLLIDGEDGEWHWDGQMMRPNWQRQDGESLPPATTTY
- a CDS encoding alpha/beta fold hydrolase, with the translated sequence MVSSTVVLLHGFGTSAPLWADVQARLGRLSVALDLPGFGGNTAGHSAHDYTVDGMADHVAQQVQAAGLTRYTLAGHSMGGKVAAVLAARQPVGLTGLLLLASSPPSPEPMTERGRAELKAAWGDPERLRALYAGIVRAPLPASSVLSLIEDGLRAEQAAWTAWPDHGSREHHERQMARVAVPVRVLASRSDPVMTPQVMRERVMPAFPGAALRELDGPGHLLPLEAPKEVAGWLDDAARDLTG